The sequence TATAAAAAAATTAAGTGATGATGAATGCCATGAGGAACTTCAGAATTTTTCAGGAGTTGGAGCAAAGGTTGCAGATTGCATAATGCTATTTTCTATGGAAAAGTATTCTGCTTTTCCAGTAGATGTTTGGGTAAAGAGAGCTATGCAGCATTTCTATTTAGCCCCTGATGTATCCTTGAATAAGATAAGGGTGTTCGCAAGAGAAAAATTTGGTGAGTTATCAGGTTTTGCACAACAATATTTATTTTACTATGCTAGAGAAAATTCAATAAAAATAGATTAAAATTAATACAAAACTCCAAGATGATTTTTAGAATTTAAATCATTTTGGAGTTTAATTTCAATTATAAAATTTTACATATCATTAGTTAAGCTTGTCTTCTAATATCCTTAGACTTTTTAATGCATATATCATAATCACCAGGATAATTGGAGATGAATTTCAAGTATCTTTTTATTTTAACATCGTTTTTAAGCAAATCAATTGTATATAATCTTGTGGATAAATATTTATTCGTATATAATGCATGAATCTGCTTATGGCAAGTTGCACAAAGAGTAGCAGTATTCATTTTTCGGCCACCAAGCTGTTTTGGTATCAAATGGTGTTCAGTTACATTACTAACTTCTCGTCCACATAAATCGCATATATAAAGTGTATTTGCCATATAACAACCCCCTATACTTATATTATATACAATTATAATGATATAATGAATTTAAATTGATGACAAGAGGTATTAAATGTATGTAAACTTGATATAAACAAATAAAAAAATAGTTATTACTGTTTAGTAAAATATGGTATAATTCAAATGGTTACAATTATAATTAAGGAGAAAAAAATGAGAAATCGGATTAAGGAAAAGATATGTAGTTTGGAAAGTAGAGAGTTTAAAGTTGATTCAATAATAAATTTTATAATACTGCTAACCATAATGTTAATGCCGTATATTGTTTATAAATATACTTATTCTCCATATATAGATGGGAAAGCATTTTTTTTGTACGGGGTAGGAATACTATTATTCATTCTAGCATTATTATCTAAACAAGATTTATTTATGATTTTTACAGAAAAAATAATCATAATAGCTTTTGGAGTATCTTTGATTTTTTCTACTATATTTGCAATAAATCCTGGATTGGCATTAATGGGTAATAAAAATAGAAATGAAGGACTATTAATGTTTTTGGTATATATACTATTGTTTATAATGGCAGCAAAGTATATAAACTTAACCAATAAAAGAATAGATATTTTACTACTAGTTTCGTGTTTAATGGCTATATATAGTATAGTAGAATTTTATCAAATAGACCCATTGCAAGTTTACTTGATAGGTTCATTGAGTTATGATCAAGCTATGTCTTTTTTAGGAAATAGAAATTTTTTATCATCATATATAATTTTATTTATAGGTGCTGCTACATTATTATATATTTTTAAGGGTAAAATAAAATACTTGATAGTTTCATCTATCCTTTTTGCTTCTCTTTTATGCACTTTAACAAGAGGCGGATGGGTAGGATTTGTAGTGATGTTGTTATTTACTGCAATAATAATGTTTAAAAATAGAGAACTAAGAAAGCGATTTTTGGCTATTTTATTGAGCTTTTGTATGATATTTATGATACTTGATTTTACCACTGATAATAGCATAAGCAGTAGATTTAGTAGCATGACAAGTGATGCTGGTAGATTGTTAAACGGTGATACCTCTGATTTGGGTACCAGCAGGAGTGAAATTTGGAAAATGGTGATTAAGTCTATAGAAATGCATCCAATTATGGGTGGTGGTTTGGATTCTTTACAGCTTAGGCTAATGAGAGATGTGCCTAAGGATAATGAGGTCCTTATTGCTAAAAATAATCAAATTATAGATAAAGCCCATAATGAATTTTTAGAACTATGGGCTTCGGGTGGATTTTTTGCATTTTTCTTTTATGTGATTTTATTAGTTGTAATATATAAAAATATAATTAGAAATATTAAGAAACCCAAATATAAGGCAATGTTTATATGCTTAACAGGTTATTTAGTACAAAGTTTATTTAACATAAGTGTAATAGGAGTAGCTCCTTTATATTGGATTTTTCTAGGTGCCATAGTAAAAAGTTATAGAAGTAGAGACGATAAGAATACAAATAATATTAGAGTCTAACTTCGTTTGCGTGGTAATGTAAATTTAAAAAATAGAACTAAGGATTCTATCAATAGAGGAATTACAATAAACATTCCAGCTAATAGAAAGAAATTTTCTGGTAGAGCATCTATAATAGGGTCAGTTATAGGATTAAAAATCCAATAATTATTTTTAAACAGTATTTTATGAAAAATGATAAAGGCATCTTCAAAATCTATAGTGCAAGCCAATAAAATGATTATTGATATGATGAATGATATTACTGGCATAATACTAAGAAATAATAATTTTGAAGGGGTTGCCTTTTTCTTATTTATGGCAATATGAATAAAAATGATTACAGCACCCAGTATGCCTAGAGCTAATAAAATCATAAAGATTTGTTTAACTTCCATAAAGTGAACACTAGCTGAATTTGACATTGGGAAGTTGGGAAAAGTAAGCTGTGCATTAATTGGATTTGTAAGATAATTTATAAGAACTTTGTAATTTAAATTTAATACATCATTACTTACTTGTATTGTTTTAGATAGACCAGTGTATCGTATAAATATACTATAGATAATAGTGCTTTTTAGAAAGATAAATAGTAGGGTTGTTACAGATAAAATTAGTCCTAAAATAGCAAGTATAGTATGATAGGTATATTTTAGTATATTGTTTTTCAATTTTTTGCCTCCAAATTGTTTAGTAGTTAGATATGATTTTATTATACATTATGGACAAAAAAAATATAATTATAAAACTAGAAAAAAAATATATAGATAAATATAGAAAAACATAGAAATAGTGAGTAAGTTTGATTTATATTGAGCAAATGATGAATAATGGGCAAAAAATAGGATTATAATTAAGAATGGGAATTTGAAAAAATTCATGGGATTATCTATTATAATTGTATTAGCACTCAATAGTAATGAGTGCTAACAATAAAGTTATTAATATTATTTAAATATATTTAAGGAGGGATAACAATGAAGGTTAAACCATTAGGTGACAGAGTTGTTATAAAAAGATTAGAAGCAGAGGAAAAAACAAAAAGTGGAATAGTTTTAACAGGAACTGCTAAAGAAAGACCTCAAGAGGCAGAAGTAGTTGCTGTAGGTCCTGGAGCTGTAGTAGATGGTAAGAGGGTAGAGATGGAAGTTAAAGTTGGAGATAAAGTATTATATTCCAAGTATGCTGGTACAGAAGTTAAAGTAGATAGTGAAGAGTATATAATATTGAAACAAGAAGATATTCTAGCAGTAGTAGAATAATATTTTAATATACAGGAGGTATTTGGAAAATGGCAAAGCAAATTATGTTTGGTGAAGAAGCAAGAAGAAAGATGCAGGCAGGTGTTGACAAGTTAGCAGATACAGTTAAGGTAACACTTGGACCTAAGGGAAGAAATGTCGTATTAGATAAGAAATTTGGTGCACCACTTATAACAAATGATGGTGTTTCTATAGCAAGAGAAATAGAATTAGAAGATCCATTTGAAAATATGGGAGCTCAACTTGTAAAAGAAGTTGCAACAAAGACTAACGATGTTGCAGGTGATGGTACAACTACAGCTACATTATTAGCTCAAGCCATAATAAGAGAAGGTTTAAAGAATGTAACAGCTGGGGCAAATCCAATGCTAGTTAGAAATGGTATAAGAAAAGCTGTTGATAAAGCAGTAGAAGAAATCAAGAAGATTTCAAAGCCAGTGAATGGAAAAGAAGACATAGCAAGAGTTGCAGCTATATCAGCAGCTGATGAAGAAATTGGTAAGTTAATTGCTGATGCTATGGAGAAGGTTGGAAATGAAGGAGTTATCACTGTTGAAGAATCAAGAACTATGGGAACAGAACTTGATGTAGTTGA comes from Clostridium sp. TW13 and encodes:
- a CDS encoding HNH endonuclease, producing the protein MANTLYICDLCGREVSNVTEHHLIPKQLGGRKMNTATLCATCHKQIHALYTNKYLSTRLYTIDLLKNDVKIKRYLKFISNYPGDYDICIKKSKDIRRQA
- a CDS encoding O-antigen ligase family protein; the protein is MRNRIKEKICSLESREFKVDSIINFIILLTIMLMPYIVYKYTYSPYIDGKAFFLYGVGILLFILALLSKQDLFMIFTEKIIIIAFGVSLIFSTIFAINPGLALMGNKNRNEGLLMFLVYILLFIMAAKYINLTNKRIDILLLVSCLMAIYSIVEFYQIDPLQVYLIGSLSYDQAMSFLGNRNFLSSYIILFIGAATLLYIFKGKIKYLIVSSILFASLLCTLTRGGWVGFVVMLLFTAIIMFKNRELRKRFLAILLSFCMIFMILDFTTDNSISSRFSSMTSDAGRLLNGDTSDLGTSRSEIWKMVIKSIEMHPIMGGGLDSLQLRLMRDVPKDNEVLIAKNNQIIDKAHNEFLELWASGGFFAFFFYVILLVVIYKNIIRNIKKPKYKAMFICLTGYLVQSLFNISVIGVAPLYWIFLGAIVKSYRSRDDKNTNNIRV
- a CDS encoding TIGR01906 family membrane protein produces the protein MKNNILKYTYHTILAILGLILSVTTLLFIFLKSTIIYSIFIRYTGLSKTIQVSNDVLNLNYKVLINYLTNPINAQLTFPNFPMSNSASVHFMEVKQIFMILLALGILGAVIIFIHIAINKKKATPSKLLFLSIMPVISFIISIIILLACTIDFEDAFIIFHKILFKNNYWIFNPITDPIIDALPENFFLLAGMFIVIPLLIESLVLFFKFTLPRKRS
- the groES gene encoding co-chaperone GroES codes for the protein MKVKPLGDRVVIKRLEAEEKTKSGIVLTGTAKERPQEAEVVAVGPGAVVDGKRVEMEVKVGDKVLYSKYAGTEVKVDSEEYIILKQEDILAVVE